A stretch of Arachis hypogaea cultivar Tifrunner chromosome 15, arahy.Tifrunner.gnm2.J5K5, whole genome shotgun sequence DNA encodes these proteins:
- the LOC112749759 gene encoding uncharacterized protein: protein MPLASNCSPCCAAAPRAAAATVSERRPRLLPNAWSNSNATYPFLRLSENEKFNVSRLAVSHTSWRVKDRTISMALVSDTLGQREDVTSSSSILAYELIQGANVRWNSVLDKSIPDPPTAVFLHGILGCRKNWGTFAKRMAREFPTWQFLLVDLRCHGDSASINKRGPHTVASAALDVLKLVRKLRITPRVLVGHSFGGKVVLSMVDQAAKPLARPVRVWVLDATPGKVRAGGDGEDHPAELISLLSTLPREVSSKRDIVKALTQQGFSNDVAQWVVTNLRPTNSFGSRSSGFSWVFDLRGIAEMYQSYEETNLWKIVEDIPRGVHMNFLKAERSLHRWALEDLQRIHAAEELASEEGGGVEMHVLEDAGHWVHADNPDGLFRILSSSFW from the exons ATGCCGCTCGCCTCCAATTGTTCGCCCTGCTGCGCCGCGGCTCCTAGAGCCGCCGCAGCTACCGTATCGGAGAGGAGGCCACGGCTTCTGCCTAATGCATGGAGCAATTCCAATGCTACCTATCCATTTCTGCGATTGTCGGAG AATGAGAAGTTCAATGTCTCTCGTTTAGCTGTTAGCCACACTAGCTGGCGAGTTAAAGACCGGACCATATCAATGGCGTTAGTGAGCGACACTTTAGGACAAAGGGAAGATGTAACCAGCTCTTCTAGTATTTTG GCATATGAGTTGATTCAAGGTGCAAAT GTTAGATGGAATTCTGTTCTGGACAAGTCTATACCTGATCCACCGACAGCTGTTTTTCTACATGGGATCCTTGGTTGCAGAAAAAACTGGG GTACTTTTGCTAAGAGAATGGCCAGAGAGTTTCCAACATGGCAG TTTCTTTTAGTAGATCTTCGATGTCATGGGGATTCAGCATCAATCAATAAGAGAGGCCCCCATACTGTTGCCTCTGCTGCTCTTGATGTTTTGAAACTG GTACGTAAGCTAAGAATTACTCCTCGTGTGTTAGTTGGCCATAGTTTTGGTGGAAAAG TTGTTTTGAGCATGGTGGACCAAGCTGCAAAACCTCTTGCCCGACCAGTGAGA gTCTGGGTTCTAGATGCTACCCCTGGAAAAGTACGAGCAGGTGGAGATGGAGAGGACCACCCAGCAGAACTGATATCCTTACTTAGTACACTGCCAAGGGAG GTCTCTTCAAAGCGGGATATTGTCAAAGCGCTAACTCAGCAAGGATTTTCCAATGACGTGGCACAG TGGGTTGTGACTAACTTACGACCTACCAACTCTTTTGGATCACGATCATCAGGGTTTTCATGGGTGTTTGACCTGAGGGGAATTGCAGAAATGTATCAATCCTATGAAGAAACAAATTTGTG GAAAATTGTTGAAGATATTCCTCGAGGTGTTCACATGAACTTTTTGAAAGCAGAAAGAAGCTTACATAGGTGGGCTCTTGAGGATCTTCAACGAATTCATGCTGCAGAGGAGCTCGCTTCTGAGGAAGGAGGTGGAGTTGAAATGCATGTTCTTGAAGATGCTGGCCACTGG GTACATGCTGATAACCCAGATGGGCTCTTCAGGATACTATCATCCTCATTCTGGTGA
- the LOC112749758 gene encoding uncharacterized protein isoform X2, protein MFACSMVILELTREIMERYQPAGSKLRQEVGQIIKEVKTSDFCSCFKPNSSHCTTCFRRQVVAMLCHKGFNTRLRISKWGTTKKFPGGSHEFIEVIANTVTRKKQITFLVELEFRDQFKIATAGKAYQKLVSCLPELYVGKPECLTAIVRVMCEAAKKSLKEKKMHIGPWRKSGFMQMKWSGFNQTLALENSAGDIPANEPYLRISGAPSVLVT, encoded by the exons ATGTTTGCATGTTCCATGGTCATCTTAGAGTTGACTCGG gAAATTATGGAGAGGTATCAGCCAGCAGGGTCGAAATTGAGGCAAGAGGTAGGTCAAATAATAAAGGAGGTTAAGACTTCAGATTTTTGTAGCTGCTTCAAGCCAAACTCTTCACATTGCACCACCTGCTTCAGAAGACAAGTAGTTGCTATGCTCTGCCACAAAGGGTTCAATACAAGACTTCGCATATCCAAATGGGGAACCACAAAAAAGTTTCCTGGAG GGTCTCACGAGTTTATTGAAGTGATAGCAAACACTGTAACAAGGAAGAAGCAGATCACGTTTCTAGTTGAACTTGAGTTCAGGGACCAGTTTAAGATAGCAACAGCTGGTAAAGCATACCAGAAACTTGTATCCTGTTTGCCGGAACTTTATGTCGGGAAGCCAGAATGCTTAACTGCCATCGTTCGAGTCATGTGTGAAGCTgccaaaaagtcattgaaagagaagaaaatgcACATTGGTCCATGGAGGAAGAGTGGATTCATGCAAATGAAGTGGTCAGGCTTCAATCAAACATTGGCTTTAGAAAATTCCGCAGGTGATATTCCAGCTAATGAACCTTACCTGAGAATTTCTGGTGCTCCTTCTGTGCTAGTCACATGA
- the LOC112749758 gene encoding uncharacterized protein isoform X1 produces MESLEEKVSMFMDDDEEEEQYECDSSMEDLLYSESLRGGDSLAETTLYWESQVALLQEIMERYQPAGSKLRQEVGQIIKEVKTSDFCSCFKPNSSHCTTCFRRQVVAMLCHKGFNTRLRISKWGTTKKFPGGSHEFIEVIANTVTRKKQITFLVELEFRDQFKIATAGKAYQKLVSCLPELYVGKPECLTAIVRVMCEAAKKSLKEKKMHIGPWRKSGFMQMKWSGFNQTLALENSAGDIPANEPYLRISGAPSVLVT; encoded by the exons ATGGAGAGCTTGGAAGAGAAAGTGTCCATGTTCatggatgatgatgaagaagaagaacaatacGAATGTGACTCTTCTATGGAGGATCTCTTGTATTCCGAAAGCCTCCGTGGCGGCGATTCGCTGGCGGAAACAACCTTGTATTGGGAATCTCAGGTGGCACTGCTTCAG gAAATTATGGAGAGGTATCAGCCAGCAGGGTCGAAATTGAGGCAAGAGGTAGGTCAAATAATAAAGGAGGTTAAGACTTCAGATTTTTGTAGCTGCTTCAAGCCAAACTCTTCACATTGCACCACCTGCTTCAGAAGACAAGTAGTTGCTATGCTCTGCCACAAAGGGTTCAATACAAGACTTCGCATATCCAAATGGGGAACCACAAAAAAGTTTCCTGGAG GGTCTCACGAGTTTATTGAAGTGATAGCAAACACTGTAACAAGGAAGAAGCAGATCACGTTTCTAGTTGAACTTGAGTTCAGGGACCAGTTTAAGATAGCAACAGCTGGTAAAGCATACCAGAAACTTGTATCCTGTTTGCCGGAACTTTATGTCGGGAAGCCAGAATGCTTAACTGCCATCGTTCGAGTCATGTGTGAAGCTgccaaaaagtcattgaaagagaagaaaatgcACATTGGTCCATGGAGGAAGAGTGGATTCATGCAAATGAAGTGGTCAGGCTTCAATCAAACATTGGCTTTAGAAAATTCCGCAGGTGATATTCCAGCTAATGAACCTTACCTGAGAATTTCTGGTGCTCCTTCTGTGCTAGTCACATGA
- the LOC112749760 gene encoding pentatricopeptide repeat-containing protein At1g71490 → MPSSTTIPTKLLLSRVQRFLPKSWKQPTKQFDKHYAFTNASMVGVLVAALKDFVNQANLSNAFKTFFQIQQHAAPSPSTASSSYILLHPISSLLLGCTNLKSLPQGKQLHTQVISLGLDQHPVLVSRLTNFYTSFTLLADANVVVESSTRLDPLPWNMVISSYVRNGLFMESLSAYKKMVNKRIEPDDFTYPSVLKACGELLDFAIGVEVHKSIEASSIGWSLFVHNALVSMYGRFGELKVARQIFDKMHHRDDVSWNTMINCYASRGMWEEAFWLFGCMQEEGVEMNVIIWNTIAGGCLHSGNFSGALQMLSQMRTKIHLDNVAVVVGLNACSHIGALKLGKEIHGHAVRTCLDAFENVRNALITMYSRCSDLRHAYIMFHRMEDKGLVTWNAMLSGYAHMDRSEEVSLLFREMLHKGVEPNFVTIASVLPLCARIANLQHGREFHGYIMKREEFDKYLLLWNALVDMYARSGKVLEARRVFDLLSTRDEVTYTSMILGYGMKGEGQTALKLFEEMCKLNIKPDHVTMVAVLTACSHSGLVSQGQLLFKQMIDVNGMMPRIEHFACMVDLYGRAGHLNKARDVIIGMPCKPTSAMWATLIGACRTHGNTMMGEWAAGKLMEMKSDHSGYYVLIANMYADAGCWSKLAEVRSYMKNMGVRKAPGCAWVDVGNEFSPFVVGDTSNPHAYEIYPLIDGLNEVMKDADYVSNEEIVSSEEDFEELNVVGSVY, encoded by the coding sequence ATGCCATCTTCTACAACTATACCCACAAAACTCTTACTCTCACGAGTTCAGAGGTTCCTACCCAAATCATGGAAACAACCCACCAAACAGTTTGACAAACACTATGCCTTCACTAATGCATCTATGGTTGGTGTTCTTGTTGCAGCTCTCAAGGACTTCGTCAACCAAGCCAACTTGTCTAACGCATTCAAAACCTTCTTTCAAATACAGCAACATGCAGCACcatcaccttctactgcttcttcttcctatATCTTGTTACACCCCATTAGTTCTCTTCTCTTGGGTTGCACTAACCTTAAATCATTGCCACAGGGTAAGCAGCTTCATACCCAAGTCATTTCATTGGGTCTTGATCAACACCCTGTTTTGGTTTCAAGGCTCACTAATTTTTACACTAGTTTCACTCTCCTTGCTGATGCTAATGTTGTTGTTGAGAGCTCCACTAGGTTGGATCCATTGCCTTGGAATATGGTTATATCTTCCTATGTTAGAAATGGGCTCTTTATGGAGAGTCTTTCTGCGTATAAGAAAATGGTGAATAAGAGGATTGAACCTGACGATTTCACTTACCCTTCTGTTCTAAAGGCTTGTGGGGAATTGTTAGATTTTGCTATTGGTGTGGAGGTTCATAAGTCTATTGAGGCTAGctcaattgggtggagcttgttTGTGCACAATGCATTGGTCTCTATGTATGGTAGGTTTGGGGAATTGAAGGTTGCTCGCCAAATATTCGATAAAATGCACCATAGGGATGATGTTTCTTGGAACACTATGATCAATTGTTATGCTTCAAGGGGGATGTGGGAGGAAGCATTTTGGCTATTTGGATGCATGCAAGAGGAGGGTGTTGAAATGAATGTGATCATTTGGAATACCATTGCTGGAGGGTGCTTGCATTCAGGAAATTTTAGTGGGGCACTTCAGATGCTTTCTCAGATGAGAACTAAAATTCATTTGGACAATGTTGCGGTGGTTGTTGGATTGAATGCATGTTCCCACATTGGAGCCCTTAAATTGGGAAAGGAGATTCATGGTCATGCTGTAAGGACATGCTTAGATGCATTTGAAAACGTAAGAAATGCATTAATCACAATGTATTCCAGGTGTAGTGACCTCAGGCATGCATATATAATGTTCCACAGAATGGAAGACAAGGGTTTAGTTACTTGGAATGCGATGCTTTCTGGATATGCACACATGGATCGATCTGAGGAAGTCTCACTCCTTTTCCGAGAAATGTTACACAAGGGTGTTGAACCAAATTTTGTAACCATTGCAAGTGTTCTTCCCCTTTGTGCTCGCATAGCTAATCTGCAACATGGCAGGGAGTTTCATGGCTACATCATGAAGCGTGAAGAGTTTGATAAGTATTTATTATTGTGGAACGCTCTGGTGGACATGTATGCGAGGTCTGGCAAAGTCTTAGAAGCCAGAAGAGTGTTTGATTTGCTGAGTACAAGAGATGAAGTCACATATACTTCCATGATCTTGGGGTACGGTATGAAGGGAGAAGGACAAACTGCTCTAAAACTATTTGAAGAGATGTGCAAGTTGAATATTAAACCAGACCATGTAACAATGGTTGCAGTTTTAACAGCTTGCAGCCATTCTGGTCTTGTATCTCAGGGTCAGTTACTCTTTAAACAGATGATAGATGTTAATGGGATGATGCCGCGCATCGAGCACTTTGCTTGCATGGTTGATCTCTATGGAAGGGCTGGCCATCTGAACAAAGCAAGGGATGTTATTATTGGGATGCCATGCAAGCCAACTTCCGCAATGTGGGCAACACTCATTGGAGCTTGTCGAACCCATGGAAACACAATGATGGGGGAATGGGCTGCAGGAAAATTGATGGAAATGAAATCTGATCACTCAGGTTATTATGTGTTGATTGCGAATATGTATGCGGACGCTGGTTGTTGGAGCAAGCTTGCAGAAGTGAGGAGTTACATGAAGAACATGGGTGTGAGAAAGGCACCAGGCTGTGCTTGGGTTGATGTTGGCAATGAGTTTTCTCCATTTGTGGTGGGAGACACTTCCAACCCTCATGCTTATGAGATCTACCCCTTAATAGATGGACTCAATGAAGTGATGAAAGATGCTGATTATGTAAGTAATGAGGAGATTGTTTCATCCGAGGAAGATTTTGAAGAGTTGAATGTTGTAGGAAGTGTATACTAA
- the LOC112749757 gene encoding light-mediated development protein DET1 isoform X1, with translation MFFKSSNITARIFDRQICTPAPGTSVHYARKFYENLVPSYTVYEVECPDHSFRKFTDDGQYLISFSRNLQELIVYRPRWLSFSCKDEDCDNHDLPLKAKRFESFFTQLYCVPLASCNELICKDFFLYMESNKFGLFATSTAQVHDALAVGGAVQGVPSIEKITFHLLRLEDGFVLDEKVFCNDFVNLAHNMGVFLYDDLLAIVSLRYQIIHILQIRDSGNLVHVRAIGEFCREDDELFLNSNAQGMALSDKNKQQQLLGNHIDNNIHQAQPNPGNSFLSGIKQRLLSFMFRGLWNEETDDTLRVQKIRQKFYFHFQDYCDLIIWKVQFLDRHHLLIKFGSVDGGRQVSRHADTHPAFVAVYNMDTTEIVSFYQNSADELYMLFEQFCDHFYATSRNSMHMNFISSHSNNIHALEQLRSIKDKASSSSQFMKKMLSSLPFSCQSLSPSPYFDQSLFRFDDKLISATDRHKQSTDHPIKFILRRHPYSLRFKIKPGPEAGSMDGRAKKISWFLFHPVLPLALSVQQTLIMQPPLVNISVVNIHFRR, from the exons ATGTTCTTCAAAAGCAGTAATATTACAGCTAGGATTTTCGATCGTCAGATTTGCACTCCTGCTCCTGGCACCAGT GTTCATTATGCCAGGAAGTTCTATGAAAACTTGGTACCAAGTTACACGGTATACGAGGTTGAATGCCCAGACCATTCATTTCGTAAATTCACTGATGATGGTCAATACCTTATAAGTTTTAGCAGAAATCTGCAAGAGCTGATTGTTTATAGGCCTAGATGGCTTTCATTTTCATGCAAAGATGAAGACTGTGACAACCATGATTTGCCGTTGAAAGCAAAGAGATTTGAGAGTTTTTTCACTCAATTATATTGTGTACCACTTGCTTCTTGCAATGAACTCATATGTAAAGACTTCTTTCTTTATATGGAGAGTAATAAATTTGGACTGTTTGCCACTTCTACGGCCCAAGTTCATGATGCACTTGCTGTTGGAGGAGCTGTCCAGGGTGTCCCTTCAATAGAAAAGATAACTTTCCACCTCTTGAG GTTGGAAGATGGATTTGTCCTCGATGAGAAAGTCTTCTGTAACGACTTTGTTAATTTGGCCCATAACATGGGTGTGTTCTTGTATGATGACCTATTGGCAATTGTATCACTTCGCTATCAAATAATACACATTCTCCAAATAAGGGACTCTGGAAACCTTGTTCATGTACGTGCTATTGGGGAATTCTGCCGTGAAGATGATGAACTTTTTCTCAATTCTAATGCTCAG GGCATGGCACTTTCTGACAAAAACAAACAGCAGCAGCTTCTTGGGAACCACATTGATAATAACATACACCAAGCACAGCCTAATCCAGGGAATTCTTTTCTAAGTGGTATAAAGCAGCGATTACTTTCATTCATGTTCCGGGGACTATGGAATGAAGAAACCGATGATACCTTG AGGGTCCAAAAAATCAGGCAGAAATTTTACTTCCACTTTCAAGATTATTGTGATTTGATTATCTGGAAG GTGCAGTTCTTGGACCGACACCACTTGCTAATCAAGTTTGGCAGTGTAGATGGAGGG CGCCAGGTGTCCCGACATGCTGATACGCACCCTGCTTTTGTTGCTGTGTATAACATGGATACAACTGAAATCGTATCTTTTTATCAG AATTCAGCAGACGAACTTTATATGCTGTTTGAGCAGTTCTGTGACCATTTCTATGCAACATCAAGAAATTCAATGCATATGAACTTCATATCATCTCATTCAAATAATATTCATGCCCTCGAACAGCTAAGGAGCATAAAAGATAAGGCAAGCAGCTCTTCACAG TTTATGAAGAAGATGCTATCCTCTTTGCCTTTCAGCTGCCAGTCACTGAGTCCTTCTCCTTACTTTGACCAATCTCTTTTCCGGTTTGACGATAAG CTGATTTCTGCAACTGATCGGCATAAGCAATCAACTGACCATCCAATCAAGTTCATTTTAAGAAGGCATCCATATTCCCTCAGGTTTAAGATCAAACCAG GCCCTGAAGCTGGTAGTATGGATGGTCGCGCCAAGAAGATCTCTTGGTTTCTTTTTCACCCGGTTTTGCCTCTTGCTCTCTCTGTTCAACAGACTTTGATCATGCAGCCCCCACTTGTAAATATTTCAGTTGTAAATATTCACTTTCGAAGATGA
- the LOC112749757 gene encoding light-mediated development protein DET1 isoform X2 yields MFFKSSNITARIFDRQICTPAPGTSVHYARKFYENLVPSYTVYEVECPDHSFRKFTDDGQYLISFSRNLQELIVYRPRWLSFSCKDEDCDNHDLPLKAKRFESFFTQLYCVPLASCNELICKDFFLYMESNKFGLFATSTAQVHDALAVGGAVQGVPSIEKITFHLLRLEDGFVLDEKVFCNDFVNLAHNMGVFLYDDLLAIVSLRYQIIHILQIRDSGNLVHVRAIGEFCREDDELFLNSNAQGMALSDKNKQQQLLGNHIDNNIHQAQPNPGNSFLSGIKQRLLSFMFRGLWNEETDDTLRVQKIRQKFYFHFQDYCDLIIWKVQFLDRHHLLIKFGSVDGGVSRHADTHPAFVAVYNMDTTEIVSFYQNSADELYMLFEQFCDHFYATSRNSMHMNFISSHSNNIHALEQLRSIKDKASSSSQFMKKMLSSLPFSCQSLSPSPYFDQSLFRFDDKLISATDRHKQSTDHPIKFILRRHPYSLRFKIKPGPEAGSMDGRAKKISWFLFHPVLPLALSVQQTLIMQPPLVNISVVNIHFRR; encoded by the exons ATGTTCTTCAAAAGCAGTAATATTACAGCTAGGATTTTCGATCGTCAGATTTGCACTCCTGCTCCTGGCACCAGT GTTCATTATGCCAGGAAGTTCTATGAAAACTTGGTACCAAGTTACACGGTATACGAGGTTGAATGCCCAGACCATTCATTTCGTAAATTCACTGATGATGGTCAATACCTTATAAGTTTTAGCAGAAATCTGCAAGAGCTGATTGTTTATAGGCCTAGATGGCTTTCATTTTCATGCAAAGATGAAGACTGTGACAACCATGATTTGCCGTTGAAAGCAAAGAGATTTGAGAGTTTTTTCACTCAATTATATTGTGTACCACTTGCTTCTTGCAATGAACTCATATGTAAAGACTTCTTTCTTTATATGGAGAGTAATAAATTTGGACTGTTTGCCACTTCTACGGCCCAAGTTCATGATGCACTTGCTGTTGGAGGAGCTGTCCAGGGTGTCCCTTCAATAGAAAAGATAACTTTCCACCTCTTGAG GTTGGAAGATGGATTTGTCCTCGATGAGAAAGTCTTCTGTAACGACTTTGTTAATTTGGCCCATAACATGGGTGTGTTCTTGTATGATGACCTATTGGCAATTGTATCACTTCGCTATCAAATAATACACATTCTCCAAATAAGGGACTCTGGAAACCTTGTTCATGTACGTGCTATTGGGGAATTCTGCCGTGAAGATGATGAACTTTTTCTCAATTCTAATGCTCAG GGCATGGCACTTTCTGACAAAAACAAACAGCAGCAGCTTCTTGGGAACCACATTGATAATAACATACACCAAGCACAGCCTAATCCAGGGAATTCTTTTCTAAGTGGTATAAAGCAGCGATTACTTTCATTCATGTTCCGGGGACTATGGAATGAAGAAACCGATGATACCTTG AGGGTCCAAAAAATCAGGCAGAAATTTTACTTCCACTTTCAAGATTATTGTGATTTGATTATCTGGAAG GTGCAGTTCTTGGACCGACACCACTTGCTAATCAAGTTTGGCAGTGTAGATGGAGGG GTGTCCCGACATGCTGATACGCACCCTGCTTTTGTTGCTGTGTATAACATGGATACAACTGAAATCGTATCTTTTTATCAG AATTCAGCAGACGAACTTTATATGCTGTTTGAGCAGTTCTGTGACCATTTCTATGCAACATCAAGAAATTCAATGCATATGAACTTCATATCATCTCATTCAAATAATATTCATGCCCTCGAACAGCTAAGGAGCATAAAAGATAAGGCAAGCAGCTCTTCACAG TTTATGAAGAAGATGCTATCCTCTTTGCCTTTCAGCTGCCAGTCACTGAGTCCTTCTCCTTACTTTGACCAATCTCTTTTCCGGTTTGACGATAAG CTGATTTCTGCAACTGATCGGCATAAGCAATCAACTGACCATCCAATCAAGTTCATTTTAAGAAGGCATCCATATTCCCTCAGGTTTAAGATCAAACCAG GCCCTGAAGCTGGTAGTATGGATGGTCGCGCCAAGAAGATCTCTTGGTTTCTTTTTCACCCGGTTTTGCCTCTTGCTCTCTCTGTTCAACAGACTTTGATCATGCAGCCCCCACTTGTAAATATTTCAGTTGTAAATATTCACTTTCGAAGATGA